The segment ttaattgattaaaattttggtATATATTATCGTAGTTTAAATAACATGGTCTTAATATCTTTACCGGTTTTTAAATGACGTATgtataatgtaaattattttataataatttaattatttgtttacaaatagtattattatttttataaaaacaattacaatttCATCAAAgatgtaatatttaataaaatcttGAAAACATCGGAGGCTCgactttttattaaatataatcatcaacaataataatgttattctattttaatacaaaaaaaaataatacagtgCGTCATTAatctgttgataataattagatttaaagaaattaaaaattccataaaatatatgtttttaataatacataagaaaaaaattaaaattaatattattataagtaTAGGTATACctatgcatatttttttttcattgagtataaaatataataaaactttgtTCCAAAGATTATATATATGAGTGAGTCGCagtcaatgattttttaatattcatcaaatatatacatataatgaaataattagtGTGAGactaatattgataatattaatgattacaAACCATGAAACAATCACGtgaatggaaaattaaaaaataaaaaataataatgccaGCTGTAGAATATACATACCtatatgtttaaattattatagtcatattaatattggtcatttgatttatattttttaaatatattgttgatgaaaaactAACGCGTGACACAAATGATACAAGCTGACTCGACAgcttttaatatcatcatcatcatcatcatcatcatcatcatcatacgaGTGGAGAAAGTTTAAACACTGTGATGtaatacttgttatttttattttgaaaaaaaaaaaaaaaaagttctagaCCGACGAGCTGGCACCCTCATTTTTACAaggaaattattatacatttatattatcataagGAAATTTCCCAGTGAACCTCGCTCGATCTTGACTTATCAGTTATCACAATTATACCATGTCAAAGTTGATTTGACTTTTTCCCATATactctaaataaatattatcagtgggtttttttctctaaatttaatgaattgtaaatttatatttaaagaaatcatattaattaattaaattgttttgtgttgttattattattttgcaaacTTGAAACTCGTGATTAATAATTTGGCCTTGTTTAATACACGCACAATATCAGGAAGCTTAATTCTCAATGCGCTTGACTTtcttatcatcattattattattattattattattattaagtgaTTTacttaaatgtatattaacatttattgagagaatgatgatgatgacccTGATATTCGCATAACAGCCACCAACCAATCGAAGGATTATCATGACAACAACTAaaagacattttatttttaacaaaataatattcaaggtAAAAACAcctggtatttatttatttatttatttatttttatatttgaccTACTAGCAACACGCGCGCAACTGACCATAGCAACAAAAACAACCTATTACAATGTATTTCTGTTGAAAATttcggatattttttttttttttttaaatgattatttttagcaGCATTATTTATTCTCTGCTCCTTCTCCACTATTCAACCATAAGTCATAAGTGTTCACAAAATATAAACCTTGATGTGTGTTTGAtcatgtgaaaataaataatttttaaaatgattgcCTTTGACAAAATATTggcttgtttaattttttaaaaaaaatgataattccaTATTTGACTGATTGttgtaagtttattttatgaaaattttgtaataattttttttccgtattcacttaattttataatgcatacaataaatatatatatatttttttatataattataatatttttatggtatacaacacacacacacacacacacacataaatatttttcctagATTAGGTTTTgataagaatttttatttattttttcagtattatttgaggtcaaaataaatttacgggaaatttgaaaaaaattatcatctgataacaaaatagaaaaatatattttataattattttgaataataataataataataatacgacGACGACGAGGTTAACTAATCAGTTAATTTAATCAGTAAAATATTAAGACAAAAAACGTGATTTCTATCTGATGAATTATTCCCTGACATTGCACTCTtgacaatcatcatcatcatcaacatcaacaccaggcaaataataaataataaaatcaagtcaATGACGCGTAATGATTGTTGCTaaagacaaaattaaaaaaaaaaaaaaaaaaaaatattacaaagtcCACCTTTgaatattacatttatatgCGTGTGTAGTTGATGACATTGTAatctttggttttttttttttttttaaatatttgttaataacacGGCACATTTTAGGCACACCAACTAATTAActtgttgatatatattttataaatcaatcaaaagacatataaacaataataataataataaaaaaaaaaaaagcacaggttgaattattattattattattattattattattattattattctgcgTGTATATGATACTTgtgagtaataataaatagtacaataaaattgtatatagtAGACCTCGATTTAATCGAAGGACCAGCAATCAGATTGTTGTAAAcgttttaacaatatttatgatGCTGACTTTTTCGAggtttcttcatcatcatcatcatcatcatcatcatcatccagaCATTCTTGAAACTTCCTGTTAAatcaggaaaataaaaatcattactatacatatatctaggaattaagaataattataaaattaaaaaaaaccaatatatgtatatatgctGTTTCAAAGAAAAGAGCTTTAAATGATTTCGAGTACATGCATTCCATTCTCACTGCgataacatgaaaaataaatatactgcatatatataaaaaataatattttaaaaatcatactGCCCCAAGTATCATCTCGTCATcttgttcttcttctttttatatttaaaagacaTGTATAGTCGTAGTTTGaggcaattatttatttttgccaGGAATCCTGCGCAATATAATATCCTTTGTTCTTTGCAAGTTTTTCCAAGgacatataataatacatgcgtatattgtatatatattatatatacgaGAGACATATAGCTCTGTAGGGTATGTGTATACgtatgttgaatttatttctattttggcaattttaaaacgaaaaaaaaaataaaaaaaacaagagagcttttttcatttttccgaGTTCATTCACACCCGCGTGACTCTGACTCTTAAAACTCTAAATGCATTTAAACGCAATTCGATTTCACATGCTCTTCTTGTTCctctttgttatttttaatttttttacttttcattgaGACTGGTCAAATCAATTAAGTTACATTTTGCAGTCAGTTACAACCAGTTTTTCCTTTGATATTCATTGGCCATTCAATCATTGCCCTTGCTGCTGCTGCAACCactggaattatttttttcattttttaaattttactctcagtacagtatttttttaaataaaaaaataaaaaatattacatggatataatttttatatctcatCCTAGAcatgttataataaaattataaatctgACAAAATATTAACTGGTTCCTCATCACGTGAACAACTTGAACTTatctcatatattttattacacatgtgtgtgtgtgtgtgtgttgtcATTATCAAGCACTCGCCTAACATGCTATGtcattttgacaaaaaaaaaaaaaaaaatcataatgttaaaagtatttagaacaaaataataataaataataaaactggcaCGTGTAGCTCGTgactataaatttaaattatggcATTTATGAGATTGACGTAAATCATATCACTATATGAACAATTGCAACAATGttacgagttttttttttatcatctgtaACTATATGCAcctatatattatatagttGAATAGTCTAtcgagtagaaaaaaaaaaaaaaaaaaaaacagtagttttatgcataaaaatagtaaattacgACAACTGTTTGacttctgaaaaaaaaaaaaagacaattgcACTTTTTTGCAGTATGTTGAAATAATGGTCAAAGGCATCAGTGGCTGGTTGGCTGGCGCCTTGATTTAAAACTGCTTAACGGTCTAGTCAACGTTATCCAGAAGTAAAGAACAAAGATAGacaaatatcatcatcatcagatgaACAaagaacaaacaaaatatatcaatgtCTGTGTGTTGTGTGTTGGACGAGACGTCATTTCCCCGCCACATCAAACAAACTCCGCCTTCATCTGCGCATTTATAAAAGGCATCCTCAAACGTTTTACACTTTCAGTGTGCAAGTAGACATTGCCAGTTgacattgtttaataataattaaataaataataatactttcaatcttgttttcaataattttgaatcaagaggagaatttttaaatatatatacatattatacattttaaaaaagtttcaagTATTAATTTTCACATTTAATCTACTGCACTtggatttaaatatatatatatatatatatatatgtaagttttaatatgatattattttacaatgttaattgaaatatatttattaatgtcaCTGTAaaatggtggtggtgatgatgaaaatCATACGacatcataatatatattatatatattatgcgATGACTGGATTATTGTGGAAATAGTTAAAAATGAGTGAGATGGAATGATTGTGCCAGCGTGGGAATCAATACTCAGCTagtctgattttttttcaaagaattgAATTTAGATTTCAGTATTACATATGTATATGGTGGCTTGCAGTTAAACAAGTTCGGGTTGGTTCGGGttccaaattatttttaatattcaattttttttattagctaaggagaaaaaaaaaaaaaaaaccgtgaGTGATTCAAGTGACCTCGTACTTTACACGCTCCACTaatgtcataataataataataataataataatatttatatagaaaattgttGTTTACATGATGATGggtttttatgaaaatttatatttaattattatttgctgcAATTTATAATACCTtgagagaaaataatataataataattatgagagagcgtttaaattattatcaagaattttttcaaGGAGGTCACGAGGTATCATTCAGCTCTCACTATAATGTACCGTTGATTTCGtgtaatatttcaataaattgataaatatttaatttcattttaccaaatatatattatgacattaaattgtcataaaacattttttaaatatatgtagcTGACAGGCGCTGTACATATATTTAACTATGCAGTCTTTAATGCATCCTATCCACAAAACTGGTCGATTCAtgattcattcattcattcgaGTACcatatacaaacaaataaaataaaaaatagggTTGTTGACCTCATTTTGATGCTCTAAATGCATttggtccttttttttttaattttcttctaATACAATCTTATCTTTTGATCTCAAAGTGTCGCcaacaattatttatgcaAATGTCTAGTTGCAACTAGTTCATTACAGTCGACTGGTACCattttacttgataattttatttttattttatttgaaatagttgcagttttatatttatttttagtagaTTGAGAAGTGAATTACGATTGACTGGagaaaaatagattttaaaaaaatcagacatgtgtgatgataaaaaataaataattttggttATTTGCCAAAGTTTGTGATGAATATAGAGTGTCGTCGAGACgacaaagttaaaaattaacatttggcTAATTTTGTATTCTCATTTACCTCGtgatatacataataattattgcattttttttttcttttttaaattcattggcATTTGCACTTTGactataatatatttgaaaaaaaaaaacaaatacaagcTATCTATTGAAAATGTGACGACATTTTAggtcattataaaaaaaaaaaccaactgaCGTAATAATGGTTCATAGGTGTATTGGTATTGGTGCTGGTGCTGGTAATacacatttattaatatcgtCGTCATGATTTTATTTGTCCTTGTTACCGTcactatttattattgattaaaaagaataaggttttttttttttcaacaattttttaacagttgACATTGAACTTAGACATTTATGCATTATCAGCATTTTGCTCTCGGCAATATgctgatgaaatttttatatacttatttatataaaattaattttatttatataattgatcaaaattttgtgcgtGTCAAGTCATTGCCATTGATGTCACTTTTCAAATGATCattacttgaaataaataaaaccatagctttaaatatttatttatttatttatttaatagaaaacGATGAGTTTCGCTTGGCCTTTCAATTTAGCCTTGAAATACAAGTAGTACTTTCGTTTTTCCCCGAAAGAAAGCAAACTCTCATTGCTCCATTTTCATCAGGgacaaaaaattgttttaaaatacttttatatattatatatgtatgtatgtatatttcatttatgttATTACATAATACTCAATCAAAAAGTTGCAATTATcgaggaggaaaaaaaaaaaaaaaaaacatgagtGTTATACAATAAAGGGCAATTTTCTACTACTacgttgtttaaaaaaaaataaattgtgagGGAAACAAAATGTCCTTGCAAATATTTCCCTTTTTAAATGCTGGTATAgtcgtaataataatgatgatgatgatgatgacatgTCAAGGTTAAAGCAAattctatataaatattcaagtttaacatttttaaaaacggGAAGAACCCtggcaaatttatttatttattattattattattatttgaaagtaATGCCAATGGCAATGACTAATTAATATATGTAAAGGCACATGAAagttataataatgaataattcattaaaacttgaaaaagttgttgtttttgttgttatatatttattttctctttgttTTAGTTTCAAAACAATTGAACAATATGTCGGCAACATCAGTACAAACCGCAACAGAAACTCTCTCTCGACATGGGTATgtattcaatttaaaagaaaaaaaaatatattattaaatcaaatagattatttatttattaaaatattttctaggAGCAATATATCACTTTCATGCCACAGTCTGTGTGGAAGTGTTGATGATAGCCATCAAGATTCACATCCACAATATCAAGACACAATTTTAACAATCGAAGAACTTCGTGCTCAACTTAATTCTTGTTTTACGtaagtttatattattaattgcttaataaataaattgataaaataatgacatgtcatcaaattatatattatagatGTGGAGTATCTTGGAATCAAGAACATGTCTCACTTGATTGTAGTGAATGTGGTGGTTATTCACTTCAGAGACCTTGTCCATTGTGTGATGGACGATGTCATACCTCTTGGAAACGAGATCTTACTATGGtaaatactttatttataatacacatatatatataattaatatatttttataaatataattttcattgacatTACAGTCACATGCTAGTGGCAAAGCAAGGTGGACAGGTGAATGTGGCTTGAGTTGTGGTCCATCACTCGAGGACAGTTTGGTGCCTGCATTGGAAAAATTACGAGCATCATTTTTTTGAGTctgatcaataataaataaattattgaattattgaattattattatttcaacaatagttcaattaacatttatacttatatgtatttgtaaattatgtttataaaaatcacaCTTCATTTTAATTCTAATTCATTGTCTCgccgattattatttttattatttatataattttcttttttttctcatcaatttttctgtatgtatatgtgtgtTTCATTTATACTTAATTGTCgtgtaaaagaaaaacaaattatataaaccATGTcatataaaatcatcatccacacattttttaattgaaaaaataaataaataaataaataaataaataaaatattagtaagatta is part of the Aphidius gifuensis isolate YNYX2018 linkage group LG1, ASM1490517v1, whole genome shotgun sequence genome and harbors:
- the LOC122860576 gene encoding protein pinocchio isoform X1; translated protein: MERTLTEFEESLSFDVDDPDFASTASCFKKSSKKLHHSRTLDVYCIADLTDVTTEFSKQLNNMSATSVQTATETLSRHGSNISLSCHSLCGSVDDSHQDSHPQYQDTILTIEELRAQLNSCFTCGVSWNQEHVSLDCSECGGYSLQRPCPLCDGRCHTSWKRDLTMSHASGKARWTGECGLSCGPSLEDSLVPALEKLRASFF
- the LOC122860576 gene encoding protein pinocchio isoform X2, with product MSATSVQTATETLSRHGSNISLSCHSLCGSVDDSHQDSHPQYQDTILTIEELRAQLNSCFTCGVSWNQEHVSLDCSECGGYSLQRPCPLCDGRCHTSWKRDLTMSHASGKARWTGECGLSCGPSLEDSLVPALEKLRASFF